The Halobellus sp. MBLA0158 genome has a window encoding:
- a CDS encoding MBL fold metallo-hydrolase, with product MTPSSRDRPSVRRIAVPVEDPVPTGSTNAYLVDDALLVDPPARSDDLDAAVADASIEHLAVTHAHPDHVGAVAHYAAETDATVWCRRGREGRFVEATGTGPDRTFVEGTDLPTGASVLDVPGHAPDHVAFETDRGVLCGDVATAEGSVAVAAPEGDVRAYLVALRRLIARDPPRLFPGHGPVIEEPRTACERLYRHRLDRERRVLDAVRAGAGDVDAVLDAAYDADLAGVRDLARRTVVAHLEKLATERRVDFDRDAETVAPR from the coding sequence GTGACGCCCTCGTCTCGCGACCGTCCCTCCGTCCGCCGCATCGCCGTCCCCGTCGAGGATCCGGTCCCGACGGGCTCGACGAACGCGTACCTCGTCGACGACGCCCTCCTCGTCGATCCGCCGGCGCGCAGCGACGACCTCGACGCCGCCGTCGCCGACGCCTCGATCGAACACCTCGCGGTCACGCACGCGCATCCCGATCACGTCGGCGCCGTCGCCCACTACGCCGCCGAGACGGACGCGACGGTCTGGTGCCGCCGGGGTCGCGAGGGCCGCTTCGTCGAGGCGACGGGCACAGGGCCCGACCGGACCTTCGTCGAGGGCACCGACCTCCCGACGGGCGCCTCCGTGCTCGACGTCCCCGGCCACGCCCCGGACCACGTCGCCTTCGAGACCGATCGGGGAGTCCTCTGCGGCGACGTCGCGACCGCCGAGGGCAGCGTCGCCGTCGCGGCGCCCGAGGGCGACGTCCGCGCGTACCTGGTCGCGCTCCGCCGCCTCATCGCCCGCGACCCGCCGCGGCTGTTCCCCGGTCACGGGCCCGTGATCGAGGAGCCCCGCACCGCGTGCGAGCGGCTCTACCGCCACCGCCTCGACCGGGAGCGACGGGTCCTCGATGCGGTCCGCGCGGGCGCCGGCGACGTCGACGCGGTGCTCGATGCGGCCTACGACGCGGACCTAGCCGGCGTCCGCGACCTCGCGCGCCGGACCGTCGTCGCCCACCTGGAGAAGCTCGCGACGGAGCGCCGCGTCGACTTCGACCGCGACGCCGAGACGGTCGCGCCGCGGTGA
- a CDS encoding TIGR00725 family protein — MRVSVIGGSSIDASEAETAESLGRVLAQRGHTIVCGGLGGVMEAVCRGAADAGGHTIGILPTDRRADANEYVDEAIATGLGHARNPLVVMNGDAVVAVDGGGGTLSELGFASVYDRPTAGIGTHEAAHVEAVETAEEAVEYVEREARAE; from the coding sequence ATGCGAGTCAGCGTCATCGGCGGAAGCAGCATCGACGCGAGCGAGGCGGAAACGGCGGAGAGCCTCGGCCGGGTCCTCGCCCAGCGCGGCCACACGATCGTCTGCGGCGGCCTCGGCGGCGTGATGGAGGCCGTTTGCCGCGGCGCCGCCGACGCGGGCGGCCACACGATCGGCATCCTCCCCACGGACCGTCGCGCGGACGCGAACGAGTACGTCGACGAGGCGATCGCGACCGGGCTGGGCCACGCGCGGAACCCCCTCGTGGTGATGAACGGCGACGCGGTCGTCGCGGTCGACGGCGGGGGCGGCACGCTCTCGGAACTGGGCTTCGCGTCGGTCTACGACCGGCCGACCGCCGGCATCGGCACTCACGAGGCCGCACACGTCGAGGCCGTCGAGACGGCCGAAGAAGCGGTGGAGTACGTCGAGCGCGAGGCGCGCGCGGAGTAA
- a CDS encoding winged helix-turn-helix domain-containing protein yields MSTSTADLDGDDLLSESEYRDRLRELPPSAKLVAKVLESDAPLSQGQLAEESLLPDRTVRYALNRLEEAEIVGSRYSFKDARKQVYYLNT; encoded by the coding sequence ATGAGCACCAGTACCGCAGACCTCGACGGTGACGACCTTCTCTCGGAGTCGGAGTACCGCGATCGCCTCCGCGAGCTTCCCCCGAGCGCGAAGCTCGTAGCGAAAGTCCTCGAAAGCGACGCGCCGCTCTCGCAGGGCCAGCTGGCCGAGGAGTCGCTCCTCCCCGACCGCACGGTCCGCTACGCCCTCAACCGCCTCGAAGAGGCGGAGATCGTCGGCTCGCGTTACAGCTTCAAGGACGCCCGCAAGCAGGTCTACTACCTCAACACGTAG
- a CDS encoding YkgJ family cysteine cluster protein: MSEAPSLEAELDRARELSVSDLADAIESIGFECTRCGACCKGHADEDDETEPHTATVFPDEIRRIQEAAAEADDGGDETDDVDDETDDVDDETDDVDAYDWRDVARPMPYGLPEGDGSADGETFEWALQTDACGDCAFYEEGETEGACRIHSDRPLICRTYPFSVALGGTSQPMGEAVDEEGMVRAHECEGLGRDISRADAEELAAALKERAVRELEEAIGVRDNYAPVDADGVVVYDSEGPKRADGTAIDGGE, encoded by the coding sequence GTGAGCGAGGCCCCCTCCCTGGAAGCGGAGCTCGACCGCGCCCGCGAGCTGTCGGTGTCGGACCTCGCGGACGCCATCGAGTCCATCGGCTTCGAGTGTACGCGCTGCGGCGCGTGCTGCAAGGGCCACGCGGACGAAGACGACGAAACCGAGCCGCACACGGCGACCGTGTTCCCCGACGAGATCCGGCGGATTCAGGAGGCGGCGGCCGAAGCCGATGACGGCGGCGACGAGACCGACGACGTCGACGACGAGACCGACGATGTCGACGACGAGACCGACGATGTCGACGCATACGACTGGCGCGACGTCGCCCGACCGATGCCGTACGGGCTCCCCGAGGGCGACGGGAGCGCCGACGGTGAGACGTTCGAGTGGGCGCTCCAGACGGACGCCTGCGGCGACTGCGCGTTCTACGAGGAGGGAGAGACCGAGGGCGCCTGCCGGATCCACTCCGACCGACCGCTCATCTGCCGGACCTACCCCTTCAGCGTCGCGCTCGGCGGTACGAGCCAGCCGATGGGCGAGGCCGTCGACGAGGAGGGGATGGTCCGCGCCCACGAGTGCGAGGGGCTCGGCCGCGACATCTCCCGCGCGGACGCCGAAGAGCTGGCCGCGGCGCTGAAGGAGCGCGCGGTCCGCGAACTCGAAGAGGCGATCGGCGTCCGCGACAACTACGCGCCGGTCGACGCCGACGGCGTCGTCGTGTACGACTCCGAGGGGCCGAAGCGGGCGGACGGCACGGCGATCGACGGCGGGGAGTGA